The region CTTCTCACAGAACCGTTCCCCGCGTAGATGACGCCAAGTCATGCCATATAGACCACGTGAGCACGTAAACAACTACCAGAAACTTCCCGCCAAACGTATACCTGGCATACAACACGAAGCACTAACTCAAGCCAGCATACAATTtacccatagatggcgccactgcctacgcattATGGCAATTACGATCTTtattgaagagacgagtaattacgtgctGTCAATTCAAAAGCGAGTCATACCCAAAGTCAAGCAATATCAACACCTCGGCGTACACGTAAACGAAGGAAAGGCTTACTCAAGCACTCGCCaaggtaatctgaaaataaaggggaagcggaatacAGCAATAATAAAACAGAGCGCTTTGGCGCCTTAATAAGTATGAGGGGATGTGTGGAATATAGAAAGGAGTaatagtgccagcgctaacgttcgcaaatgccgtTCTAAGCTTAAAATCAAATATTTTGTCGGGGCTGGAAATTATCCAAAGATTGGGAGAACCGGTTGGCTTTGGAAGCCCCCGGTAAAACCACAAGTGAGGATGTGCAGGGTGACATTGGTTAGGCCTCTttttgaagtcggagaagtgCAGAGCAAGATTATTTTTGAAGAAGGACTCACGAACAGGGTTCAAAATAAATGAGCGGCTAAAGTGTACATGTGtccctgaaaagcgtggacacagaatggaggaagaggtcaagaaagttggcaaccaaatacagggTAATAGAATGAGtaagtagacaaccaggagtcatcaaaaagaaagcgagagaaacagtgaattggatgcaaagaatggaaacaagaaagaCCATGGAGATAATTACAAGAATAAGaaggaaattagaagggaaatctgtacaataacacgaagcaaagtgccttgctatttgaggctccagctggttgcctaaggacaaaaacataccggagcaaatattttcAGCAAGATCAGGCGTACGTATTTTGaagcgaaaatccggagaccactcagtacACCCTAATGTAATGGAAAGGAATCAACTAAGTTAGAGACCTAGGTAAAGTAAAACTTCCTGAAGCGCCTGGATTAAACTGGATGGAACTATCAACCGATCAGTagttgagataagcaagaaacATTTAGATTATTGGTGCAAAACAGTAGGGAAGATATTGATACGAATGGATCCATTAccggcataggtagcggtacaaggtagaaaaGTTTGaggaagtaagaaaaaaaatgtatacaaaaatgctagaatgctTTACATGCTGCCAAACGCTGTACATGAAAATCATGTACAGCATACTTTTGCTTAAATTAAGCAGGTTATGTGAATTATTTTTCGGCTCCCcttttcaaagaggatgccattaaatcaccatcatcatcataacggTGCCCATTATAAAATGTATATGCTGCAAACGTCTCCGCTAACCAGGTATTCTGGCAATGGCTCACGGACACACTGTAACGATCTATTCACTCACTCCGCCGTCAGGGAGATTGGTCCGCCTCGCACGGACTTGTCGTAGTCGTACTCGGTGACCAGCGTGTAGGACTTCCCTGTTTCCAACGGAGTCTCAAGTGCCGCGATGAGAAAGGGGCCGCTCGTGCTCAGGGTTGTGATGTTTAGACCATGAGGCTCCTCACCCGACGCGGCTGGAACTTCCAGTACTGCCATTCTGAGCTCCTTGATGGTGCTGGCTTTGGCCTTTAGGATCAGCTTCGAGGTGGTCTTCAGCACCTCGACCGAGGCCTCTGCTCTGCCGTGACTTTCATGCCACTGTTGGCTAGGTTTGCGCCTGAcagtgtaaagaaaaaaaaaaaaaagagggagcaagaatggagcggggggggggggggggacaatagGTATTACACCAATGCTCGTAGTCCTGTCATCGTGACATTCGGTCATTTCGCAAACAGTCGCCAGCACGTGCAAGCATGTTGTTCAAGCTGCTAACAGAAGCTTGAATATTCTACGGTCTTCGAAACACACATtcgcaaaaaagaacaaaaacccTTCATGTAGGTGTTCGCCTAACGGTGAAGTGTTAATTTCAATAAAGAATCTGAAAGACGCTGTTACTAAACGTTATCACCTAAAAAACAGTTTTGAAGCACAAGTATGGGACCTCACGCATGCAGCCATTGCTGCAGCCTCTACTTTTCAGTGTTCCTGTTTTATACGAAGCTGTATTTTTTCCCTAAGCGTCAATATAATAAAGCGTAGTCATAGCTACATGACAAAGCTGCTTCACATTTAAGGGTATTCTTTGGTTGCGTGGTCAGTCCTTGCGACGCCTGTGGATCGTACGACTCATGACGGCACACCTACATGTAATTCATTGTCTTCGCCGTCACCACACGGATAAGCAATATCCAATCTCAGTCGTAATGAATCTCTCTAAGTGAATACCAAACCTCTGCGGCACTAATATAGGTTAACTATGTCGTCTAAATTTTTTGTGCGCCTCTCTTCCAGAGGGCAAATAGAACTCCAAACAATTACATACATTCAACACTCAGTAAGGTACAAGCCCATTGCGCTGAAACCTTCCCACAGTGACAGCAGCGACAGAACGCAGCCTAGCGGGTGGCGGAAAAAAGGAGCAAAGCGATGAGCATTCGCCGTAACAAACCCGATCGGTTGTCACAAACCAAGAGTGCCCGAAGTCGGAAACTACCGAGTGCTTACGATCCGCATGACAAGGTATTTTTGCGATCAAGATCAGTGGCCGCAATAggcaataatgtttttttttttttttttcatttatacaCCGAGCTTCCTGTCCGCTAAGCCCGGTGTATAACACACATGTGCATGTGCGATAAAGCGTTGGTTGTGGGGAATGGCATTCTAAGCAGACATCCCCTATTTCCCGCGTTTGCTTAGGGGCTATGGCGTagtgctgctgagaacgaggtcgtgggttccatTCGAGACCGCGCCGGAATTCAATGATGCTCGAATAGTATAGGTGCATGTTGAATAACACCGAGAGGCCAAAATCAGTACCTACTACGCCCTCCTCGATCACTGTTTAGGAGTCGCCAAAATGTTCATTTTGATGGCAAATATACAAACACACAACGCGCGGTCGCCCATTTGGCGCCGCATGTAGCGTGCTAGAATTATTTAGTACCTGTGGCGCCACCGCCGTCCTCGGTCTGATATGACTACGCATGCGTTGCCCATAGCAACGCCTTTAGAAGGCCCTCCGGCAGTGCGTtagctgcaaaacgacgaagccaAGTCAAGTTCTGCATCGTCACGCTCCGCTCACTCGGCTCTTTGGCGGAGCCACGTAAGTGTTTCGGCAGTCTGCTGCTGCCAATAGCGCTCCGCGCGCGAACACTATCGCGTTCTTGTTCTGCAGATGCGTGCGTACCACACGCAGTGCAAGCACCGGTCCGAGATTCCGAGCGGACGGATTGGAAGCGTCGAGCTGACTCTTTCTTTGGGCGCTAAAAATATCCGCGATTTCCCGTCAATTTCATCTCGAANNNNNNNNNNNNNNNNNNNNNNNNNNNNNNNNNNNNNNNNNNNNNNNNNNNNNNNNNNNNNNNNNNNNNNNNNNNNNNNNNNNNNNNNNNNNNNNNNNNNCCAGCTTAGATTTGCTGGCTGACAATGTTACCATTTTTCCGGTTGCGGCGTCACCTGAAGGCTTGGCAGCTTCCTCGGCGTCGGTTTCGTCCATGAGGAGCTCGGATGGTTCCTCAGCACTCGAAGGCCCTGTGACGCTGGCGTATGTCTTAGGGCAATGTCCTTCTTCATGTCCGAATCTTCGGCATGCGCTGCATTTTGGAACTCTGCAGTCGCGGCGGATGTGCCCCGTCGTATGACAGCGAAGGCACATTGGTGCACGACCCGATACGACAACCAAAGCTTGTTCGCCTGCGACGTTCACCTGGTGTGGTAGGTCTTCAAGCTTGACGCCGGCTTTGAGTCGCAGGGACACCAACCGGGTGGTGGACCCCTTGTCAGCAATTCCGTGAACACGCCACCGTTCTCTGCTGATTTCCGTCACTCTTCCATAAGGCAGGAAAGCCACGCGCACGTCGTCGTCTGGAATGTTGTGTAGTAGCCAGTGAACTTTCATTCTTACATCTTGATTTCCAGGATCAATGACGACGCAGCGTCGGCCTTTGACCTTCAGTTCACTTGCAGCGAGTATCTTCTTGACGGCTTCAGCACTCTTGAAAGTTACGGCCCACACATGGCTCATTCGATACGCCCCTAAGGCGATAACCTCAGGAAGCAGCGTCAACTCAGCCAGTGCGTCGCGAAAGTCCTCTACTCGGTAAGGTCGCGCTTGAACGTCCCCGTGAAGAAAAACTGTATTAATAACAAAACGACCTGttggcaaattcggcaaaatcATCTCGTAGTCTCCTTCCTGTGGAAAATTCCTGTTTCCGCGGCTGGAAGTAGCCGCTGTAGCCGCTCCTGCGGAGCCCGTCATCGCACGTCCGTTCGCTTTGACGGCCGGAAGTGGAatgggatactggccactatactaacgaggagacatgaaaaggcgcacataaagcattacatatatgaaacattgaaaatgcaatattctgcgcacaagtgtagttacacgcgcgcgcgaacgatagatagcgtgggtgtggtgaccatgggaacacgcgggcagaaaaaaaaggaaaaaaaaaagacactccccgtcggggaatcgaaccccggtctcccgcgtgacaggcggggacactggccactatttttttttatgaaccttgttttattcacacacacagatacacataCACATGTAAAAGTACGCTGGCCTACTTGGGCCACCGTAGCAAGCTAAAATTTTTTGAACTCCACCAATTCATCAAGGACATCCAACCAGTCAGGCGGTTCCGTCTGTACACGAAATATTTCACGTATGAATACAATACTTTCAACAAAATTTTCTCCCGTTGACCGCAGGTTTACATCAGCATGCGTTACCGCCATCCGTGTTTTCCAAAGACTATGGAGGCCTAAGAGCATTATCATATCATATGGGAACTCTTGATCGCTGTCTACCGGCAGGAAGCGTATACCCTGCGGTGTTATCGGCAGTTCCTTTTTAAGCGTTCTTTGCAAGACGTCCCAGTAAAATACGGCATCCCAGCACTCAATAAATGCGTGCTCAATGGTCTCGGGTTTCTTACAGATGACACAGTTTGTCGTCCAGGGCACGAATATTCCTTTGTCGGCCAACCATGTCTTCACAGGAAGGGTAGATGTATGCAACTTGAAGAAAAAAGATTTTGCATTCGCTCTCACTGGCATCCTTTTAACTCTTTTTAACACATCTTGCCCAGGGCTTCCATAGTATTTCATTCTGTACATAGGCACTGGCAGCATAACTTCAATTAAATCTTTGTAAAGTTTCTTTCTTGTCACTGTGCTCAGATATTGCATTGAAAATCGAGCTTTTAGTATTCGGAAGGAAGTTGCTACCTCCCGCACGTAGCCTTTAACCCCACAGTTTACAGGCGTTGCACTTGACACAATAATTTCAGGAAGAACATCCTTCAAGCGAACCTGAAGCATCGTACGCAAAAATAAGTCACTTTGGTCACGcaagaagacaaagaagacgCAGAAACAATCTGTCGTAAGAACAAATGCGACAGTCCAAGTCCCCCATCTCGAACAGGACGAAACAAGTGTGTTCGACTGACCCTCTCCCAAGTGGAAccccaaataaaaacagcaaacaCTCTGTGAATTTTCTGTACGTTCACACGTGTCATGGACAAAAATTGGAGAACATACCacactttggcaattaaaaataaattacaaacAGTTGCCCTTGCAAACATCGATAAATCGCGACCTTGCCATCCTCCGGTTTTCTCTTTTAGACGCGACGTCTCATCTTCCCAGTATTGTGCAGTGCTATTGTAGTGCTCAAGAGGCACACCCAGATATTTCGAAGGAGACACAGTCCACTGTAAATTTGCGAAGACAGCTGGCGTGACATCCCAGCTTCCATGCCAAAAGCCGATACTCTTGTCCCAGTTGATCTCGCAGCCGGTTTGTCCGCAAAATCTATGAGTCTCGCTTATTGCCTCCTGCACACTTTCCCTATCCGTACAAAATATTGCCACATTGTCAGCATAAGCAAGCACTTTAACATGTGACGATTCAAGCTTATAGCCATTAATCCTTTTATTGCTTATTAGAGATAAACAGAATGGCTCTAAGTAAATTGCAAAGAGCAAAGGGGACAATGGACAACCTTGCCTTACTGATGATCTGATCTTAATACTATCAGTTAGTTTCTTGTTCACCACAATGTTTATAATACAGTCACTGTACACCATCTTTAAACCATCGAGTATCACAGTGCCTATGTTTGCATGTTCAAGAATGCTGAAAAGAACTTCATGCGACacacggtcaaatgcttttgctaagTCGAGCTGCAACATAGCTACTCGATCGTCAAAAATGTCACAACACTCGAGAATACTGCGGGCTACATGCACATTTGTACAGATAGAGCGTCCTTTTATGCCACATGTCTGGTGTGGTCCAACAAGAAGTTTGATGACACTCTGCAGTCGCTTTGCCAACACTTTTGTGTAAACTTTGTAGTCCGTGTTTGTGAGCGTTATCGGACGATACGCCCCCACAGATAGCAGCTTAGTACGGTCGTCAGATTTCGGAATCAGCACTACGTGAGCGGCGCGGAAAGAAAGCGGCATTTCTTTCGTTTCGAACGCCTCTGTGATTACTGCATGCAAAATGGGTGCCAAATCATCGGCGTAAGCTTTGTAGAACGCGGCACCGAGGCCGTCTGGCCCAGGTGTTTTCCTCAACGTTAGTTCGGTGATCGCATGTTTGATTTCATCTACGCTAATGGGTTGCTCCAAAAGCGCTCGAGTATCTTCATCTAACCTTGGCATTAAATCAAGGATCTCCGGCTCTAGCGGAGAGCTCCCGCTTCTTTTTTCACCTATTAGGTTCTGATAGTGCTCAACAAATGCTCGTTCAATTTCGTTAATGTCACTGGTAATATTGTTTTGATACCTTATCTCTCGGATTCCATTTTGTGTTGCATATCTCCTTTCGTCGCACAATGCGCGCTTATTGGGAGTTTCCGCCATCCAGAGCTTTTCAGCTCGCGCCCTTACTGCTGCAGATCGATATTTTTCAACGTCGAGAGCCTCGAGCTGACCCTTAACTTCACGGATTTCTTTACAGAATTTCCCGGGATTCGCTGTTCCCATGCTGATCATAAAATCAAGCTGGCATTGCAattctcttgtttttttctttttctttatgactGAGCAATGTTCCTCTCTCGATCGCCATCAGCTTGACTTCGTTCTTGAAATGGTCCCATTCAGCCGCACGTGACTTTGCTGCTGTGCGGGTCATGCATTCAATTTTTCCTTTTACTTTTCCATTAAACAATTCGTCGTCGAGTAGTCTTACATTGAACTTCCATAATTGCCAGCTGAATTGCGTTTTCCTTTTCTTGCCACCGAGTGTGACCATAACAAGGCTGTGATCACTAAAAGAGACATGTTTTACTTTATAATTAGTGCACATGTTCACAAAGTCAACCGAGGCATACACTCTGTCGAGCCGCGCGCTACTTCCGCGCTGGAAGTGCGTGAACACGGGCCGATTTCCATTCGAAAGAAGCCAACCCATATCGTCCAAATCATTTTCGTGCATTAACGCCTGCAGTACATTTGCACTTTTATCGCGACCAGACACATTCTTAGCTCTGTCTTCGGCCATCAaaacacaattgaaatcgccaagcaTGACAATACGCTTCAAACACTTCAAGTAACGCTCGATTTTTCCGAAAAAGTCTACGCGATCGTTCTCGTTATTAGGTGCATAAACACATATCACTCTCCAAGGCTGGCCGGAAAAATAAAAGTCAACAATTAGCAATCGTCCTGCTTCAGAAACAACAATGCTCACATCCGAAATGTCAAGGTTATTGCGGATGAAGATCGCGCATCCACCGGATGTTCCCACAGCATGACAAATACAAACATTGTAGCGCGTTCGAAAGGTTTCCACCATGCAGTCCGTCTGCTCCTCACTTTCGATTTTAGTTTCTTGCACTGCGACAAGATCCAACTCATTTTCTAAAAATAGTCGGCTCACTTGGTACTGCCTTCTCCGGGCTGCTAAACCCCTTACATTCAGTGTAGCTACTCGTAGCGGCTGCCCAGTTTTATCGTGCATATTTTGTGAGGAGCGAACGGGTCGCACGACGCTCACCTCTGTGCGCGACCGCACGGCAGACAGTTCACCGGGTTGGGCCAGTccttgcagaattctttctgACACGCTTGCACCTTCTGCAACACAAGCTTGATGTCTCCGCTCCCCGAAGCCGTCCATGCGCGTGAAAGTCTTTCGCAGCTTGATGTGCTGGCACCCAAAAAGCGCAGACCTCGGCGCCTACTTCGGCGTCGTATCTGCAACATGTTTGTCTGGGGGAATGTTCGGCTTCGGCCTGAATGACGGCCGTCGGCCCAGTGCCGCTTTAGCAGGCGGCTCCTCGGCATTCAGGCCACCATTCGGGTCGTCAAGTTTCACTGTCTCGATGTGCGCCCGCTTACTCGACGACGTAGTCGCATCTGTCTCCATTGCGCTCAGCGCGTTGGAGTCAGTCGCTGCAGCTGAGTCTTCCTTGGCTTCTCGGGAAACTTCCGTAGCTTCACCGTACGGCGCTAGAGCCTCACGTATGTCTTCTTCGTTGACATTATAGAGCACCCAGTGCATTTTAAGGCGTAGGTCCTGGTTGTTCGGGTCAACGACTAGACAGCGCCTGCTCTTGACAGTAATTGTTGCAGATCTTAACAACTTCTTGACGGCTTCTGAGCTCTTCAGTGTTACGGCCCACACATGATTCATCTGGAAAGCTCCCAAGGCGACAACCTCGGGGAGCATTTCCAGGCTGGCCAGGGCATCCCGGAAGTCTTCGACTCTGTACGGCCGAGCACGGATATCACCATGCAAAAAAACTGTATTAAGAACAATCCGACCTTTTGGCAGATGGGGCAGCATCACTTGATAATCCTGGTTGTCTTCATGAATgttcctgtttccgcggccaagaTGGGCCGCTGAGACCGCTCCTTCGGAGCACATGATGGCACGTCCGTTCGCCTCGACGTCCGGAAGTGGAATccggatactggccactatactaacgaggagacatgaaaaggcgcacataaagcattacatatatgaaacattgaaaatgcaatattctgcgcacaagtgtagttacacgcgcgcgcgaacgatagatagcgtgggtgtggtgaccatgggaacacgcgggcagaaaaaaaaggaaaaaaaagacactccccgtcggggtatcgaaccccggtctcccgcgtgacaggcggggatactggccactatactaacgattTCTTTTTAGACTTTTTATTTCAGCAACCAAATACAAATGGGTGGTTAAAAATTGTCAGCCTACTTTGGTTGACATAAGGCATTAAAATTTCTTGACTTTTGACTGTTCATCAAATACGCTGATCCAGTGAAGTGGTTCAGCTTGTACTCGATACACATCGCGTATGTAGCACACATTTTCCACAAAATTCTCCCTTGCCGATCGCGCGTTAACGTCAGCGTGTCTGACGGCCATACGTGTTCTCCACAAACTATGGAGGCCCAGTAGCATGATCATATCGTAAGGTATGCCGTTTTCATTGTCTACAGGTAAGTATCTTATGCCAATAGGGGTTATGGGTAATTCTTTTTTCAGCGTTCTTTGCATCACATCCCAAAAAAATATCGCGTCCCAACAATCTATGAACGcatgctcaagtgtttctggcttTTTGCACGGTAGACAATTAGTTGTCCATGGCACG is a window of Dermacentor silvarum isolate Dsil-2018 chromosome 4, BIME_Dsil_1.4, whole genome shotgun sequence DNA encoding:
- the LOC119449119 gene encoding uncharacterized protein LOC119449119, which gives rise to MTGSAGAATAATSSRGNRNFPQEGDYEMILPNLPTGRFVINTVFLHGDVQARPYRVEDFRDALAELTLLPEVIALGAYRMSHVWAVTFKSAEAVKKILAASELKVKGRRCVVIDPGNQDVRMKVHWLLHNIPDDDVRVAFLPYGRVTEISRERWRVHGIADKGSTTRLVSLRLKAGVKLEDLPHQVNVAGEQALVVVSGRAPMCLRCHTTGHIRRDCRVPKCSACRRFGHEEGHCPKTYASVTGPSSAEEPSELLMDETDAEEAAKPSGDAATGKMVTLRKPSQQWHESHGRAEASVEVLKTTSKLILKAKASTIKELRMAVLEVPAASGEEPHGLNITTLSTSGPFLIAALETPLETGKSYTLVTEYDYDKSVRGGPISLTAELAKMQLQKGEAHAAFPCLERTGWNVPVALTLQIPKGHSAVANAPMDGQPRGTGSVSVIKFKDTLAMPPDMLAWVAFPTTLKRLDVITGKMSIYAKTKNAALKASAKNALEFLLKYFQGPATEPVTKIGAY